A window from Lates calcarifer isolate ASB-BC8 linkage group LG7_2, TLL_Latcal_v3, whole genome shotgun sequence encodes these proteins:
- the LOC108873218 gene encoding F-box only protein 3 isoform X1, which produces MAAATSELRVDHLPSDPLLHILSFLDFRDLVHCSYVSRRLNELSKHNPLWRALCSKHWLLSDVDRLQSGVSWFCLFKQYYRDLGRYIQFYPVLKRAWEQLKSFLQQRCPRMIASLKEGATEVELNDIEAQIGCRLPDDYRCSYRIHNGQKLVIPGLMGSMSLSNHYRSEVLLDVETAAGGFQQRKGMRRCLPLTFCFHTGLSQYMALEPAEGRRMFESFYPCPDQTAQDPSAIDMFITGSCFLEWFTTYVHNVVTGEYPIIRDQIFRYVHDKGCVATTDDITVSVSTSFLPELSSVHPPHFFFTYRIRIEMSSSASPEAACQLDSRYWKITTSDGNVEEVQGPGVVGEFPVMTPGKVHEYASCTTFSTPSEYMEGHYTFHRLANKEEVFHVAIPRFHMVCPPFREPVVRTQKASTSFTPRLDDHDDDGEYCDGDGDDFGDLRGINMAALEGAWCPRHI; this is translated from the exons ATGGCTGCGGCTACTTCAGAGTTACGGGTGGATCACCTGCCTTCAGACCCGCTGCTGCACATTTTATCCTTCCTGGACTTCAGGGACCTGGTCCA ctgtagtTACGTCAGCAGGAGGCTGAACGAACTGTCCAAACACAACCCGCTGTGGAGGGCGCTGTGCTCCAAACACTGGCTGCTGTCAGA tgtggaCCGGCTGCAGAGCGGCGTGTCCTGGTTCTGCCTCTTCAAACAGTACTACAGAGACCTGGGCCGCTACATCCAGTTCTACCCGGTGCTGAAGAGAGCCTGGGAGCAGCTGAAGAGCTTCCTGCAGCAGAGGTGTCCTCGCATGATCGCGTCGCTCAAAG AGGGCGCCACAGAGGTGGAGCTGAACGACATCGAGGCTCAGATCGGCTGCAGACTTCCTGACGACTACCGCTGCTCGTACCGCATCCACAACGGACAGAAGCTGGTCATCCCGGg GCTGATGGGCAGCATGTCTCTGTCCAACCACTACCGGTCGGAGGTGCTGCTGGACGTGGAGACGGCGGCCGGAGGTTTCCAGCAGAGGAAGGGGATGAGGCGCTGCCTGCCGCTCACCTTCTGCTTCCACACGGGCCTCAGTCAGTACATGGCTCTGGAGCCGGCCGAGGGACGCAGGATGTTCGAGAGCTTCTACCCCTGCCCC GATCAGACGGCTCAGGATCCTTCAGCCATCGACATGTTCATCACAG gttccTGTTTCTTAGAGTGGTTCACCACCTACGTCCACAACGTCGTCACAGGAGAATATCCAATCATCAGAGACCAGATCTTCAG gtacGTCCATGATAAAGGTTGTGTGGCGACGACCGACGACATCACCGTCTCTGTTTCTACCTCCTTCCTGCCAGAACTTTCCTCCGTCCACCCGCCGCACTTCTTCTTCACCTACCGCATCAG GATAGAGATGTCGAGCAGCGCCTCGCCTGAAGCCGCCTGTCAGCTCGACAGCCGCTACTGGAAAATCACCACCTCCGACGGCAACGTGGAGGAAGTGCAGGGCCCCGGCGTGGTCG gagagtTTCCGGTCATGACGCCGGGGAAGGTCCACGAGTACGCCAGCTGCACCACCTTCTCCACCCCGTCAGAGTACATGGAGGGCCACTACACCTTCCACAGACTCG CCAACAAAGAGGAAGTTTTCCACGTGGCCATCCCTCGCTTCCACATGGTCTGTCCTCCCTTCAGAGAGCCCGTCGTCCGAACG CAGAAAGCGTCGACCAGCTTCACGCCTCGACTCGACGACCACGACGATGACGGCGAGTACTGCGACGGGGACGGCGACGACTTCGGCGACCTGCGGGGAATCAACATGGCGGCGCTGGAGGGGGCGTGGTGCCCCCGACACAtctga
- the LOC108873218 gene encoding F-box only protein 3 isoform X2: protein MAAATSELRVDHLPSDPLLHILSFLDFRDLVHCSYVSRRLNELSKHNPLWRALCSKHWLLSDVDRLQSGVSWFCLFKQYYRDLGRYIQFYPVLKRAWEQLKSFLQQRCPRMIASLKEGATEVELNDIEAQIGCRLPDDYRCSYRIHNGQKLVIPGLMGSMSLSNHYRSEVLLDVETAAGGFQQRKGMRRCLPLTFCFHTGLSQYMALEPAEGRRMFESFYPCPDQTAQDPSAIDMFITGSCFLEWFTTYVHNVVTGEYPIIRDQIFRYVHDKGCVATTDDITVSVSTSFLPELSSVHPPHFFFTYRIRIEMSSSASPEAACQLDSRYWKITTSDGNVEEVQGPGVVGEFPVMTPGKVHEYASCTTFSTPSEYMEGHYTFHRLANKEEVFHVAIPRFHMVCPPFREPVVRTKASTSFTPRLDDHDDDGEYCDGDGDDFGDLRGINMAALEGAWCPRHI, encoded by the exons ATGGCTGCGGCTACTTCAGAGTTACGGGTGGATCACCTGCCTTCAGACCCGCTGCTGCACATTTTATCCTTCCTGGACTTCAGGGACCTGGTCCA ctgtagtTACGTCAGCAGGAGGCTGAACGAACTGTCCAAACACAACCCGCTGTGGAGGGCGCTGTGCTCCAAACACTGGCTGCTGTCAGA tgtggaCCGGCTGCAGAGCGGCGTGTCCTGGTTCTGCCTCTTCAAACAGTACTACAGAGACCTGGGCCGCTACATCCAGTTCTACCCGGTGCTGAAGAGAGCCTGGGAGCAGCTGAAGAGCTTCCTGCAGCAGAGGTGTCCTCGCATGATCGCGTCGCTCAAAG AGGGCGCCACAGAGGTGGAGCTGAACGACATCGAGGCTCAGATCGGCTGCAGACTTCCTGACGACTACCGCTGCTCGTACCGCATCCACAACGGACAGAAGCTGGTCATCCCGGg GCTGATGGGCAGCATGTCTCTGTCCAACCACTACCGGTCGGAGGTGCTGCTGGACGTGGAGACGGCGGCCGGAGGTTTCCAGCAGAGGAAGGGGATGAGGCGCTGCCTGCCGCTCACCTTCTGCTTCCACACGGGCCTCAGTCAGTACATGGCTCTGGAGCCGGCCGAGGGACGCAGGATGTTCGAGAGCTTCTACCCCTGCCCC GATCAGACGGCTCAGGATCCTTCAGCCATCGACATGTTCATCACAG gttccTGTTTCTTAGAGTGGTTCACCACCTACGTCCACAACGTCGTCACAGGAGAATATCCAATCATCAGAGACCAGATCTTCAG gtacGTCCATGATAAAGGTTGTGTGGCGACGACCGACGACATCACCGTCTCTGTTTCTACCTCCTTCCTGCCAGAACTTTCCTCCGTCCACCCGCCGCACTTCTTCTTCACCTACCGCATCAG GATAGAGATGTCGAGCAGCGCCTCGCCTGAAGCCGCCTGTCAGCTCGACAGCCGCTACTGGAAAATCACCACCTCCGACGGCAACGTGGAGGAAGTGCAGGGCCCCGGCGTGGTCG gagagtTTCCGGTCATGACGCCGGGGAAGGTCCACGAGTACGCCAGCTGCACCACCTTCTCCACCCCGTCAGAGTACATGGAGGGCCACTACACCTTCCACAGACTCG CCAACAAAGAGGAAGTTTTCCACGTGGCCATCCCTCGCTTCCACATGGTCTGTCCTCCCTTCAGAGAGCCCGTCGTCCGAACG AAAGCGTCGACCAGCTTCACGCCTCGACTCGACGACCACGACGATGACGGCGAGTACTGCGACGGGGACGGCGACGACTTCGGCGACCTGCGGGGAATCAACATGGCGGCGCTGGAGGGGGCGTGGTGCCCCCGACACAtctga
- the LOC127139101 gene encoding NLR family CARD domain-containing protein 3, protein MSDEDREEGVPPSKTTLCGEHESQTKAQSPEQQHSPHSAGPGPGPGPGPGSEPEPSCVSMKRDRSASPSLLSDFRQSVDGRIQQQRPDSPGPSCLSLKSNESKKGFINFKGGRPSADQIVDQESSEVPSGQSAQQHQTHLDSIFMLLEENIVTFVKKELKKMQKVLSPDYPECLESQREDEEVLDGEDEEQRRSSREEFLKITVNFLRRMKQEELADCLQSKSPAMCQHNLKSNLKKKFQCLFEGISKAGNPTFLNQIYTELYITEGGTGEVSDEHEVRQMETTSRKPDRPETTIRQEDIFKASPGRDEPIRTVMTKGVAGIGKTVLTQKFTLDWAEDKANQDIHFTFPFTFRELNVLKEKKLSLVELVHHFFTETKEAGICRFEEFQVVFIFDGLDECRLPLDFHNTEILTDVTESTSVDVLLTNLIRGKLLPSARLWITTRPAAANQIPPECVDMVTEVRGFTDPQKEEYFRKRFRDEDQASRIISHIKTSRSLHIMCHIPVFCWITATVLEDVLKTREGGELPKTLTQMYIHFLVVQTKLKNIKYDGGSGTDPHWSPETRKMIKSLGKLAFDQLQKGNLIFYESDLTECGIDIRAASVYSGVFTQIFIEERGLYQDKVFCFVHLSVQEFLAALHVHLTFINSGVNLLSEEQPTSQKSKRRKYESAETQFYQRAVDKALQSPNGHLDLFLRFLLGLSLETNQSLLQGLLTQTGSGSETNQETVQYIKKKVEETPSAEKSINLFHCLNELNDRSLVEEIQQSLSSGRLSTDKLSPAQWSALGFILLSSEKDLDVFDLKKYSASEEALLRLLPVVKASNKALLSGCNLSERSCEALSSVLSSQSSSLRGLDLSDNDLKDSGLKTLSVGLKSPHCSLKTLSLSGCLITEEGCASLVSALSSNPSHLRELDLSYNHPGDSGVKLLSAGLEDPDWRLDTLRVEPGGVRWLRPGLRKYSCQLTIDTNTVNTKIKLSDNNRKVIYVEEDQSYPDHPDRFDFWPQLLCRTGLTGRCYWEVEWKGEVYVTLSYRGIRRKGDREYHKFGRNDQSWSLFCSDVYGYSVSHNNTEKYVTSSSSSSVSNRVAVYVDCPAGSLSFCRVSSDSLLHLHTFNTTFTEPLYPGFGFWRSGSSLSLCSV, encoded by the exons atgagtgatgaggacagagaggagggagtccctccctctaaaaccactctgtgtggggaacatgagagccagaccaaagctcagag cccagagcagcagcactcaccacactctgctggacctggacctggacctggacctggacctggatctgAACCTGaacccagctgtgtgtccatgaaGAGAGACCGATCAGcatctccttctcttctttcagaTTTCAGACAATCTGTTGATGGAAG gatccagcagcagagaccagactctcctggacccagctgtctgtctttaaagagcAACGAGTCAAAGAAAGGCTTCATTAACTTTAAAGGTGGACgtccatcagctgatcagat agtggaccaggagagctcagaggttcccagtggtcagtctgcccagcagcatcaaacacacctggactccatatttatg ctgctggaggagaacatcgtcacttttgtgaagaaggagctgaagaagatgcagaaggttctgagtccagattacccagaatgcttagagagtcagagggaggatgaggaggtgttggacggtgaggatgaagagcagaggaggagcagcagagaggagtttctgaagatcacagtgaacttcctgaggagaatgaagcaggaggagctggctgactgtctgcagagca AATCTCCTGCTATGTGCCAGCACAACCTCAAATCTAACCTGAAGAAgaagttccagtgtttgtttgaggggatctctaaagcaggaaacccaacctttctgaatcagatctacacagagctctacatcacagagggagggactggagaggtcagtgatgaacatgaggtcagacagatggaaacaacatccaggaaaccagacagaccagaaacaaccatcagacaagaagacatctttaaagcctcacctggaagagatgaaccaatcagaacagtgatgacaaagggagtggctggcattgggaaaacagtcttaacacagaagttcactctggactgggctgaagacaaagccaaccaggacatacacttcacatttccattcactttcagagagctgaatgtgctgaaagagaaaaagttgagcttggtggaacttgttcatcacttctttactgaaaccaaagaagcaggaatctgcaggtttgaagagttccaggttgtgttcatctttgacggtctggatgagtgtcgacttcctctggacttccacaacactgagatcctgactgatgttacagagtccacctcagtggacgtgctgctgacaaacctcatcagggggaaactgcttccctctgctcgcctctggataaccacacgacctgcagcagccaatcagatccctcctgagtgtgttgacatggtgacagaggtcagagggttcactgacccacagaaggaggagtacttcaggaagaggttcagagatgaggatcaggccagcaggatcatctcccacatcaagacctcacgaagcctccacatcatgtgccacatcccagtcttctgctggatcactgctacagttctggaggatgtgttgaaaaccagagagggaggagagctgcccaagaccctgactcagatgtacatccacttcctggtggttcagaccaaactgaagaacatcaagtatgatggaggatctgggacagatccacactggagtccagagaccaggaagatgattaagtctctgggaaaactggcttttgatcagctgcagaaaggaaacctgatcttctatgaatcagacctgacagagtgtggcatcgatatcagagcagcctcagtgtactcaggagtgttcacacagatctttatagaggagagaggactgtaccaggacaaggtgttctgcttcgtccatctgagtgttcaggagtttctggctgctcttcatgtccatctgaccttcatcaactctggagtcaatctgctgtcagaagaaCAACCAACCTCCCAGAAgtctaaaagaagaaaatatgaatctgcagagacacagttcTACCAGAGAgctgtggacaaggccttacagagtccaaatggacacctggacctgttcctccgcttcctcctgggtctttcactgGAGACCAATCAGAGTCTCCTACAAGGTCTGCtgactcagacaggaagtggttcagagaccaatcaggaaacagtccagtacatcaagaagaaggttgaagagactccctctgcagagaaaagcatcaacctgttccactgtctgaatgaactgaatgatcgttctctagtggaggagatccaacagtccctgagttcaggacgtctctccacagataaactgtctcctgctcaatggtcagctctgggcttcatcttactgtcatcagaaaaagatctggacgtgtttgacctgaagaaatactctgcttcagaggaggctcttctgaggctgctgccagtggtcaaagcctctaacaaagctct actgagtggctgtaacctctcagagagaagctgtgaagctctgtcctcagttctcagctcccagtcctctagtctgagaggtctggacctgagtgacaatgacctgaaggattcaggactGAAGACTCTGTCTGTTGGACTgaagagtccacactgttcactgaaGACTCTCAG tctgtcaggctgtctgatcacagaggaaggctgtgcttctctggtctcagctctgagctccaacccctcccatctgagagagctggacctgagctacaatcatccaggagactcaggagtgaagctgctgtctgctggactggaggatccagactggagactggacactctcag ggtGGAGCCTGGTGGAGTCCGATGGTTGAGACCAGGTCTgaggaagt attcctgtcaactcacaatcgacacaaacacagtgaacacaaagatcaaactgtctgacaacaacaggaaggtgatATATGTGGAGGAGGAtcagtcatatcctgatcatccagacagatttgacttctggcctcagctgctgtgtagaactggtctgactggtcgctgttactgggaggtcgagTGGAAAGGAGAGGTTTATGTAACATtgagttacagaggaatcagaaggaaAGGGGACAGAGAATATCATAAGTTTGGAAGGAACgatcagtcctggagtctgttctgttctgatGTTTATGGTTACTCTGTCAGTCACAATAACACAGAAAAGTAtgtcacctcctcctcctcctcctctgtctctaacagagtagcagtgtatgtggactgtcctgctggctctctgtccttctgcagagtctcctctgactctctgctccacctccacaccttcaacaccacattcactgaaccTCTGTATCCTGGGTTTGGGTTCTGGCGGTCTGGTTCCtcattgtctctgtgttcagtgtag
- the LOC127139103 gene encoding chromosome alignment-maintaining phosphoprotein 1 translates to MSVIIHTRGEAGGGVAAHLQCPHCGHFSKSHAHQLSHMAASHPACLDAVTVGRLGNILMYQSTARLFHCSDCFYTCRDFSKLYKHIISKHCAGEEGGGGDEGSDGGEKERMGEEGEEEEKSEKRKRSVEAEEEDEGSVKPGGEGDDAALTSDGTGYRCLICGWKNKLKALGVNHVMRKHDIPKAYATQAIRRDAATPRQAQGGGGGAVLAGEEEEMAGLSGELLKEEMEATAKVVRFISNRFVCLICGWKTKLKGFAISHVVRSHDVERPYGCKDCKRSFFLPSRLQQHVRTAHRPGRYACPFCCFRSHYLGGFRRHCSRCNAREEEGGEGGGGEGGGGGGGGGGVGGGEEEEEEEEGEERKETRGGRKRQRAAREMEEEEEEDE, encoded by the exons ATGTCTGTCATCATACACACTCGTGGTGAAGCAGGTGGAGGTGTTGCGGCTCACCTGCAGTGCCCTCACTGTGGCCATTTCTCCAAGAGCCACGCCCACCAGCTGTCCCACATGGCGGCCTCTCACCCCGCCTGCCTGGACGCCGTGACGGTGGGTCGCCTCGGCAACATCCTGATGTACCAGAGCACGGCCCGGCTGTTCCACTGCTCCGACTGCTTCTACACCTGCCGCGACTTCAGCAAGCTGTacaaacacatcatctccaAACACTGcgcaggagaggaggggggaggaggggatgaGGGGAGCGAcgggggagagaaggagaggatgggggaggaaggtgaggaggaggagaagagcgagaagagaaagaggagcgttgaggctgaggaggaggacgaaggGTCGGTGAAACCCGGCGGCGAAGGAGACGACGCCGCCCTGACGTCGGACGGCACCGGTTACCGCTGCCTCATCTGCGGCTGGAAGAACAAGCTGAAAGCTCTGGGCGTCAACCACGTGATGAGGAAGCACGACATCCCCAAAGCCTACGCCACCCAGGCCATCAGGAGGGACGCCGCCACTCCCAGGCAGGCGCAGGGCGGCGGCGGCGGGGCGGTGCTGGCcggcgaggaggaggagatggccGGGCTGAGCGGGGAGCTgctgaaggaggagatggaggccACGGCGAAGGTGGTGCGCTTCATCTCCAACCGCTTCGTCTGCCTCATCTGCGGCTGGAAGACCAAACTCAAAG gtttCGCCATCAGTCACGTGGTGCGCAGCCACGACGTGGAGCGACCGTACGGCTGCAAAGACTGCAAGCGCTCGTTCTTCCTGCCcagcaggctgcagcagcacgtCAGGACGGCTCACCGGCCCGGACGCTACGCCTGCCCCTTCTGCTGCTTCAGGTCACACTACCTGGGAGGGTTCAGGAGGCACTGCAGCCGCTGCAACGCccgggaggaggaggggggggaggggggaggaggagaaggtggaggaggagggggagggggaggaggagtaggaggaggggaggaagaagaggaggaggaggagggagaggagaggaaggagacgAGAGGCGGGAGGAAGCGACAGAGAGCAGcgagggagatggaggaggaggaggaggaggatgaatga